The Niallia alba genome includes a window with the following:
- a CDS encoding alpha-ketoacid dehydrogenase subunit beta has protein sequence MGRKITFSQAINEAMDIAMERDNKVILIGEDVAGGATVDHLQDEEAWGGVFGVTKGLANKYGRKRVIDMPIAEAGYMGAAVASAVTGLRPISELMFNDFIGSCLDEVLNQGAKMRYMFGGKARVPLTIRTNHGAGASAAAQHSQTLYGMFTAIPGLKVVVPSNPYDAKGLLLSAIEDDDLVVFFEDKTLYSMKGEVPEGYYTIPLGKAEVKRAGSDLTIVAIGKMVHVAMEAADILASKGVEVEVIDPRSLSPLEEEPILESVEKTGRLIIVDEANPRCSVAADIAALVANKGFDYLDAPIKTITAPHTPVPFATNLEQLYIPNAEKVINTAYELINELTLAR, from the coding sequence ATGGGAAGAAAGATTACATTTTCACAAGCTATCAATGAAGCAATGGATATTGCTATGGAGAGAGATAATAAAGTTATCTTAATTGGAGAAGATGTTGCGGGTGGTGCAACTGTTGACCACTTACAAGACGAAGAAGCATGGGGCGGTGTTTTTGGTGTTACCAAGGGATTAGCAAATAAATATGGCCGTAAAAGAGTTATCGATATGCCGATTGCAGAAGCTGGATATATGGGAGCAGCTGTAGCATCAGCAGTTACTGGTTTACGTCCGATTTCAGAATTAATGTTTAACGACTTTATTGGAAGCTGTTTAGATGAAGTGCTTAATCAGGGAGCGAAAATGCGTTATATGTTTGGTGGAAAAGCAAGAGTGCCTTTAACTATTCGTACAAACCATGGCGCCGGTGCAAGTGCGGCCGCACAGCATTCCCAGACTTTATATGGTATGTTTACCGCTATTCCAGGTTTGAAGGTAGTTGTGCCATCTAATCCATATGATGCAAAAGGTTTATTACTTTCAGCAATTGAAGACGATGATTTAGTTGTATTCTTTGAAGATAAAACCCTGTATAGCATGAAAGGGGAAGTGCCGGAGGGATACTATACCATTCCGCTTGGAAAAGCAGAAGTGAAGAGAGCAGGTAGTGATCTTACCATTGTGGCAATTGGAAAAATGGTCCATGTTGCGATGGAAGCAGCAGATATTTTAGCAAGTAAAGGAGTGGAAGTGGAAGTAATCGATCCTCGTTCATTATCTCCACTTGAAGAAGAACCAATTTTGGAGTCTGTCGAAAAAACAGGAAGGCTAATTATTGTAGATGAAGCAAATCCACGCTGTAGTGTAGCAGCCGATATCGCAGCACTTGTCGCTAATAAAGGGTTTGATTATTTAGATGCTCCAATTAAAACAATAACGGCCCCACATACTCCAGTTCCATTTGCAACTAATTTAGAGCAATTATATATACCAAACGCAGAAAAAGTTATCAATACGGCATACGAATTAATTAATGAATTAACTTTAGCTCGATAA
- a CDS encoding sigma-54-dependent Fis family transcriptional regulator has protein sequence MTGKVDTKEVWTRFIQEGSLEPANLIPEIEESWHLCRQKGLNPHDGITDCILTPEEFEERLAENELLITLAKQNVKRLQKFLRGWRFVIILTDKDGYILYKEGENSISIAAETIRFKEGAKWGEIEVGTNAIGLAARYKKPMMVRGYEHFSKASQQWNCSAAPIFNQHKEMIGVLNVSSLYQSINQPYVLACVKLIADSISLDWKKKMHEDMEFLLRTTFQSSGQYIVCTIDKYICALPKNLQQKYQNWIGSSLSRFAQETGAVSAVHIPIMHHHRLIGYRIPLRAETGFVWNGSRGLSKSYKQVLESIKNVAPTDTTVHLVGETGVGKKFLASCIHENSPISTAPFYKLHCSMLTKDILQRFLSTDLQRLTKKRHQVVEEATIFLEEIGELSIPSQQMLLTILQEKERQHHKSYRFITSSTKDIRDLVEQGIIDQDLFYYIYAYPIYLSPLRERNEDIIALIDYYCDKNNWHPEWRINWKLLFSKGQWYGNVRELYNTLDRCRILYKEDAPTEEQLYEQVRIAEKHMQKSYHRKDPKTKFEIQAITNALKKHHGNVSEATKELNMSRATLYRKIKKYQIKNFL, from the coding sequence ATGACTGGTAAAGTAGATACAAAGGAAGTGTGGACACGATTTATTCAAGAAGGATCTTTAGAACCAGCAAATTTAATTCCAGAGATTGAAGAATCTTGGCATCTTTGCCGGCAAAAAGGCTTAAACCCACATGATGGCATAACTGATTGTATCTTGACCCCAGAGGAATTCGAAGAAAGATTGGCAGAAAATGAATTATTAATTACTTTAGCTAAGCAAAATGTTAAGCGTTTACAAAAATTTTTACGAGGCTGGCGTTTTGTCATTATTTTAACAGATAAAGATGGGTACATATTATATAAAGAAGGGGAAAATTCTATTAGCATTGCAGCAGAAACGATCCGATTTAAAGAAGGAGCAAAATGGGGAGAAATAGAAGTGGGAACTAATGCAATTGGTCTCGCGGCAAGATATAAAAAACCCATGATGGTTAGAGGGTATGAACATTTTTCGAAAGCATCTCAACAATGGAATTGTTCTGCCGCGCCAATTTTTAACCAGCATAAAGAAATGATAGGAGTTTTGAATGTATCTAGTCTCTATCAATCTATTAACCAGCCATATGTGTTAGCATGTGTTAAGCTTATTGCTGATTCCATTTCACTAGATTGGAAAAAAAAGATGCACGAGGATATGGAGTTTTTGCTGCGAACAACTTTCCAAAGCAGTGGACAATACATTGTTTGTACCATTGATAAATACATTTGTGCCCTTCCAAAAAATCTTCAGCAAAAATATCAAAATTGGATTGGCAGTTCATTAAGTCGATTCGCGCAAGAGACTGGTGCAGTATCTGCCGTACATATTCCGATTATGCACCACCATCGACTCATTGGATATCGAATACCTCTCCGTGCGGAAACAGGCTTTGTTTGGAATGGAAGTAGAGGTTTAAGCAAAAGTTACAAACAAGTCCTGGAATCTATTAAAAATGTCGCACCCACGGATACTACGGTACATTTAGTAGGAGAAACTGGTGTTGGCAAAAAGTTTCTTGCTAGTTGTATTCATGAAAATAGCCCAATATCAACGGCCCCTTTTTATAAATTACACTGTTCGATGCTTACTAAGGATATTCTTCAAAGGTTTCTTTCTACAGATCTGCAGCGTTTGACTAAGAAAAGGCATCAAGTGGTCGAGGAAGCAACGATTTTTTTGGAAGAGATTGGAGAACTTTCGATTCCCTCCCAGCAAATGCTTTTAACCATCTTACAGGAAAAGGAAAGACAACATCACAAATCCTATCGTTTTATCACATCTTCCACGAAAGATATCCGTGATCTAGTGGAGCAAGGGATAATAGATCAAGATTTATTCTATTATATTTATGCCTATCCCATTTATCTTAGTCCTTTGCGTGAACGAAACGAAGATATAATTGCTCTGATTGATTACTATTGTGACAAGAACAATTGGCATCCAGAGTGGAGAATAAATTGGAAATTACTATTTTCAAAGGGACAATGGTATGGAAATGTGCGAGAATTATATAATACTCTAGATCGATGCAGAATTTTATATAAAGAGGATGCGCCAACTGAAGAACAGTTGTATGAGCAAGTAAGGATCGCAGAAAAACATATGCAAAAATCATACCATAGAAAGGATCCGAAGACTAAATTTGAAATTCAGGCAATTACAAACGCATTAAAAAAACACCATGGAAATGTGTCAGAAGCAACAAAAGAACTAAATATGTCTCGTGCGACTCTTTATAGAAAAATAAAAAAATATCAAATAAAAAATTTTTTATAA
- a CDS encoding GntR family transcriptional regulator, whose translation MQIIISNSSKEPIYEQITNQIKSSILAGELKEGTALPSIRNLAKDLQISVITTKRAYEELEKAGFIYSIVGKGSFVAEQNLDVIREKKLKVIEEQLSAVIANSKEIGLPYEDLLQLFNILYEE comes from the coding sequence ATGCAAATAATTATTTCGAACAGTTCAAAGGAGCCAATTTATGAACAAATTACCAATCAAATTAAATCGTCTATCTTAGCAGGGGAACTAAAGGAAGGAACAGCGCTGCCTTCCATACGCAACTTAGCTAAAGACTTGCAAATAAGTGTGATTACAACAAAACGAGCATATGAAGAATTAGAGAAAGCTGGTTTTATTTACTCGATTGTTGGTAAAGGATCGTTTGTAGCCGAGCAGAATTTAGATGTAATCAGAGAGAAGAAATTAAAGGTTATTGAAGAACAGCTAAGTGCTGTTATTGCCAATAGTAAAGAAATCGGCTTGCCATATGAGGATTTACTGCAGTTATTCAATATTTTGTATGAGGAGTGA
- a CDS encoding sensor domain-containing diguanylate cyclase produces MAKPSDKKLIWIVWTLVLSFGLWFSYHMYSPQIRGNEWEILAFLLFMTVVASMPMMINGTPVFFLQWATLSVFLIFGLFIEIILVQIALLAVLYQAKLDKKTLFRMPMNSTMFFLVSFFSGVIYYTLGGQNGFNLAFDLKSFGLISIYLISYLLLNTLCIFFIDRFIYKRKQPFLTKDLVWEIFTTIITYPVGIALYIMYQYIGPAALILIGVPFISISLILKLYHSSQTANDYLKKTAEIGHQLSQNLYVNETVDFFIAKLYELFKVDFVFIHQVNANNQLEMISRVEQQEKLPVFTETLQENEGISGTVLATKKICTYHSEKDWQKINKGYMPEGIQSVLCMPLIKNNKVIGVLLLGSKQRKAFADIKLMVLDLLCTQFAIALENAKYFEQTKENSERCALTKLYNYRYFEKILSEQFVELNEKKLDNLALIMLDIDHFKSVNDQYGHQAGNEILKAFAKRIENLIGDHGVVARYGGEEFVILLSNIAKKEALDFAEFIRKMIASRPFVIKQTIEDRNQIKKISITASLGLACAPEDADEPLALIRHADRALYVGAKRAGRNRVASYVK; encoded by the coding sequence ATGGCTAAACCAAGCGATAAAAAATTAATATGGATAGTTTGGACACTTGTTCTCTCTTTCGGTTTGTGGTTCTCTTATCATATGTATTCACCGCAAATTCGCGGAAATGAATGGGAAATTCTTGCCTTTTTATTATTTATGACAGTTGTTGCAAGTATGCCGATGATGATAAATGGTACCCCCGTATTTTTCTTACAATGGGCTACCCTATCTGTTTTTTTAATATTTGGATTATTTATCGAAATCATCCTCGTACAAATCGCGTTATTAGCAGTCCTATATCAAGCGAAATTAGATAAAAAGACACTCTTTCGCATGCCAATGAATTCGACCATGTTTTTCCTTGTTTCCTTTTTTAGTGGCGTTATTTACTATACGCTTGGTGGTCAAAATGGATTTAATTTAGCCTTCGATCTAAAATCTTTTGGATTAATAAGTATTTATCTCATATCTTATTTATTACTTAACACTTTATGTATCTTTTTTATTGATCGGTTCATATATAAAAGAAAGCAACCTTTTCTTACAAAAGATTTGGTCTGGGAAATATTCACCACAATTATCACCTATCCAGTTGGGATAGCGTTATATATTATGTATCAATATATTGGACCTGCTGCTCTGATTTTAATTGGTGTGCCATTTATCTCCATCTCTCTAATTTTAAAACTTTATCATTCCAGCCAGACGGCTAACGATTATTTAAAGAAAACGGCAGAAATTGGTCATCAACTTTCGCAAAATTTATATGTAAATGAAACGGTCGATTTTTTCATTGCCAAACTATATGAATTATTTAAAGTTGATTTTGTGTTTATTCATCAAGTAAATGCAAATAATCAATTAGAAATGATTTCTAGAGTAGAGCAACAAGAGAAGCTACCTGTGTTTACAGAGACGTTGCAAGAAAATGAAGGAATTAGCGGAACCGTTTTAGCCACAAAGAAAATATGCACCTACCATTCGGAGAAGGATTGGCAGAAAATAAATAAGGGGTATATGCCTGAAGGAATTCAAAGTGTATTATGTATGCCGCTTATTAAAAATAATAAAGTAATTGGTGTCCTATTACTTGGGAGCAAACAAAGGAAGGCATTTGCCGACATAAAATTAATGGTATTAGATTTATTATGTACCCAGTTTGCGATTGCTTTAGAAAATGCCAAATACTTTGAGCAGACGAAGGAAAATAGTGAAAGATGTGCTTTAACAAAGCTGTATAATTACCGCTATTTTGAAAAAATATTAAGTGAACAGTTTGTTGAATTGAATGAAAAGAAATTGGACAATCTTGCTCTAATCATGTTAGATATTGACCATTTTAAATCGGTAAATGATCAATATGGTCATCAGGCAGGAAATGAGATTTTAAAAGCTTTTGCCAAAAGGATTGAAAATCTCATTGGTGACCATGGAGTAGTTGCAAGATATGGCGGTGAAGAGTTTGTTATCTTATTAAGCAATATAGCGAAGAAAGAAGCGCTTGATTTTGCCGAATTTATCCGCAAGATGATTGCTTCTAGACCATTTGTTATTAAACAAACTATAGAAGATCGTAATCAAATAAAAAAGATAAGTATTACCGCATCGCTCGGATTAGCCTGTGCTCCTGAAGATGCCGATGAACCGTTAGCTTTAATTAGACATGCAGATAGAGCGTTATATGTAGGGGCGAAAAGAGCTGGGCGAAACCGAGTTGCTAGTTATGTGAAGTAA
- a CDS encoding thiamine pyrophosphate-dependent dehydrogenase E1 component subunit alpha: MKKETAYWAYTKMNEIRKFEDQVHKIFSTGAIPGFVHLYAGEEAIAVGVCAHLTNKDYITSTHRGHGHCLAKGCDLNSMMAEIFGKETGICKGKGGSMHIADLDVGMLGANGIVGGGFPLAAGAALTAYVEGTDNVTVCFSGDGSNNHGTFHEAINIASILKLPVVFVVENNGFGEATPYHYSTSCKQIIDRAPGYSIPGVRVDGKDLVAVYNAAKDAVERARNGEGPTLIEAVTYRNYGHFEGDAQKYKSETDREKWPVDEDCIEIFKSYAFANDLLTEKEVEQIENEVEKAVDNAVEFAKNSKQPDPSMLLEDVYVNYK, from the coding sequence ATGAAGAAAGAAACTGCTTATTGGGCCTATACGAAAATGAATGAAATTAGGAAGTTTGAAGATCAAGTTCATAAGATCTTTTCAACTGGGGCAATCCCAGGTTTTGTTCACTTATATGCAGGAGAAGAAGCGATTGCTGTAGGTGTATGTGCACATTTAACGAATAAAGATTATATAACGAGTACACATAGAGGTCATGGTCATTGTCTGGCTAAAGGCTGTGACTTAAATAGTATGATGGCAGAGATTTTTGGAAAAGAAACAGGGATATGCAAAGGCAAAGGAGGTTCTATGCATATTGCTGACCTTGACGTTGGCATGTTAGGGGCTAATGGCATTGTCGGTGGAGGATTTCCGCTTGCAGCTGGTGCGGCTTTAACAGCTTATGTAGAGGGAACAGACAACGTAACTGTCTGCTTTTCTGGAGATGGTTCCAATAATCATGGAACATTTCATGAAGCAATTAACATCGCTTCTATCTTAAAGCTGCCTGTTGTTTTTGTAGTAGAAAATAACGGTTTCGGGGAAGCCACTCCATATCATTATTCTACTTCCTGTAAACAAATTATTGATCGTGCACCTGGCTATAGTATTCCAGGAGTAAGAGTTGATGGAAAAGACTTAGTAGCTGTTTATAATGCTGCTAAAGATGCAGTGGAACGAGCTAGAAATGGAGAAGGTCCTACTCTTATTGAAGCGGTTACGTATCGAAATTATGGTCACTTTGAAGGAGATGCCCAAAAGTATAAATCGGAAACAGATCGTGAGAAGTGGCCAGTAGATGAAGACTGTATCGAAATCTTTAAATCGTATGCTTTTGCGAATGACTTGTTAACGGAAAAAGAAGTGGAACAGATTGAGAACGAAGTGGAAAAGGCAGTGGACAATGCAGTAGAATTTGCAAAAAATAGTAAACAGCCTGACCCATCCATGTTATTAGAAGATGTGTATGTCAACTACAAATAA
- a CDS encoding dihydrolipoamide acetyltransferase family protein — translation MSTAIVMPKLGMTMKEGTIVEWLKQPGESVSEGEGVAVISSEKLTSEVEAPTDGVLLTIIEEVDNEVEVGKPIGIIGNEKEAESESSQDVREGKDAALEENAPARQEAEVKGKDTNKRIRISPAARKLAQQLRVDTQNVKGTGPNNRITRRDIQAFADKRGEEKVPTKPKVEQETKTIVQPDVQTTGVKSEKLSVMRQTIAKRMQQSLFTTAQLTLHRKAEINALLDFQKDIKKQVMESELDVRLTLTVLIARAVTLSLRDKSFMNTHLIDDKLYLFDEVHLGIATSLDAGLVVPVVKNAERLPLGELAKAISSVTEKARNGQLPGNELTGSTFTISNLGQQGIEYFTPVLNTPETGILGVGTFIDELKLENGTVKTVKKLPLSLTFDHQVLDGAPAGDFLNRVVYYLEHPYLLVL, via the coding sequence ATGTCAACTGCTATTGTGATGCCGAAATTAGGAATGACCATGAAAGAAGGAACCATTGTGGAGTGGTTAAAACAGCCTGGAGAATCCGTCTCGGAAGGAGAAGGTGTGGCTGTTATTAGCTCAGAAAAACTAACAAGTGAAGTAGAGGCGCCAACAGATGGAGTACTTCTTACAATCATTGAAGAAGTCGATAATGAAGTAGAAGTTGGAAAGCCAATTGGAATAATAGGTAATGAAAAGGAAGCGGAAAGTGAAAGTAGTCAAGATGTTAGGGAAGGAAAAGATGCAGCATTAGAGGAGAATGCGCCGGCGCGACAAGAGGCGGAAGTAAAAGGGAAAGATACAAATAAGCGAATTCGGATATCTCCTGCTGCAAGAAAACTTGCCCAACAACTGCGAGTGGATACACAAAATGTTAAAGGAACAGGACCAAATAATCGAATCACGCGAAGAGATATTCAAGCATTTGCTGACAAGCGTGGAGAAGAAAAAGTACCAACAAAACCAAAAGTGGAGCAAGAAACTAAAACTATTGTACAACCAGATGTACAAACAACAGGCGTAAAAAGCGAAAAGTTATCTGTTATGCGTCAAACCATTGCAAAACGAATGCAGCAAAGCCTGTTTACAACTGCACAATTAACATTGCATCGAAAAGCAGAAATTAATGCCCTGCTAGATTTTCAAAAGGATATTAAGAAACAAGTAATGGAAAGTGAACTTGATGTCCGATTAACTTTAACGGTGCTTATTGCAAGAGCCGTTACATTAAGCTTGCGTGATAAGTCCTTTATGAATACTCATTTAATTGATGACAAATTATATTTATTTGATGAGGTGCATTTAGGAATTGCCACATCTTTAGATGCCGGATTAGTCGTCCCGGTAGTAAAAAATGCAGAACGGCTTCCACTCGGGGAATTAGCAAAAGCTATATCGTCTGTAACGGAAAAAGCAAGAAATGGACAATTACCAGGAAATGAACTAACGGGATCAACTTTTACTATTTCTAATTTAGGCCAACAGGGAATTGAATATTTTACCCCAGTCCTAAATACCCCTGAAACAGGAATTCTTGGTGTAGGAACATTTATCGACGAATTAAAACTAGAAAATGGAACAGTAAAAACAGTGAAAAAATTACCTTTAAGCTTAACGTTTGATCACCAAGTGCTTGATGGAGCACCAGCAGGAGATTTCTTGAACCGAGTTGTTTATTATCTAGAACATCCATATTTACTAGTGTTATAG
- the istB gene encoding IS21-like element helper ATPase IstB: MSQIQQLQDIMKGLRLVETAKHLPHLIREAEQKDLSFTQFLLDVTSYEQTRREEKQLNNRLKWATFPFSKTLEEFNLKEQKSLSNKQLNRLKDLTWIEQLYNLILLGPPGVGKTHLAVGLGIEAINQGYKAIFTSMGDLIHNLKTEEITRKSKARMKRIREADLVIIDDLMFMAMDQQEANMFFHLINDLYNQSSIILTSNKAPKEWGELLGDQAITTAILDRILHRVEIIHLNEDSYRMKHRSTIFGEQSVSK, from the coding sequence ATGAGCCAAATCCAACAATTACAAGACATAATGAAAGGGTTAAGACTCGTTGAAACTGCCAAGCATCTCCCTCATTTGATCAGAGAAGCTGAGCAAAAAGACCTTTCATTTACTCAATTCCTGTTAGATGTCACTTCTTATGAGCAAACTCGAAGAGAAGAAAAGCAACTAAACAACCGATTAAAGTGGGCAACTTTTCCTTTCAGCAAAACACTTGAGGAGTTTAATTTAAAAGAACAAAAGTCTTTAAGCAACAAACAACTAAATAGATTAAAAGATTTAACTTGGATAGAACAGCTGTACAATTTAATTTTATTAGGGCCACCAGGTGTAGGTAAAACTCACCTGGCCGTAGGCCTAGGAATAGAGGCTATTAACCAAGGGTATAAAGCGATATTCACATCAATGGGAGATTTAATTCATAACCTGAAAACAGAAGAAATCACACGAAAGTCAAAGGCAAGAATGAAAAGAATTAGAGAGGCTGATTTAGTCATAATAGATGACTTAATGTTTATGGCAATGGATCAACAAGAAGCTAATATGTTCTTTCATTTAATTAATGACTTGTATAATCAGTCTTCCATTATCTTGACCTCTAATAAGGCACCAAAAGAATGGGGAGAATTATTGGGTGATCAAGCTATAACAACAGCAATTCTAGATAGAATTCTTCATCGAGTAGAAATCATTCATTTAAATGAAGATAGTTATCGTATGAAGCATCGTTCTACCATATTTGGGGAACAAAGTGTTTCAAAATAA
- a CDS encoding ABC-2 transporter permease: MFNLIRRDAILQKRQLLVFIPFIVFFIVMNIDSVFIFLVASIFIPFNAYAYDEKAETNILLNSLPYTRKEIIASRYIGAVVYMLASILLTSAALFLFNKPFTLTDIAVGSGFFLLFAAFTFPLFYMLKPGYITTVVIISFLVLSAIGPRVVTFLAEHLTSITDFIINLSLPTLYTGATIFILVVYLASWGVATVIYQRKVF; this comes from the coding sequence ATGTTTAATTTAATAAGACGTGATGCAATCCTTCAGAAAAGGCAACTCTTAGTATTTATCCCTTTTATCGTATTTTTTATTGTGATGAATATAGACTCTGTTTTCATTTTTCTCGTCGCTAGTATTTTTATCCCGTTTAATGCATATGCATATGATGAAAAAGCAGAGACAAATATATTATTAAATTCCTTACCTTATACACGAAAGGAAATCATTGCATCACGCTATATTGGAGCAGTTGTGTATATGTTAGCGTCTATTCTACTGACAAGTGCAGCCTTGTTTCTTTTTAATAAACCATTTACACTTACAGATATTGCCGTTGGGAGTGGTTTTTTCTTGCTGTTTGCTGCTTTCACCTTTCCATTGTTCTATATGCTTAAGCCTGGCTATATTACAACAGTTGTTATTATCAGTTTTCTTGTTTTATCAGCCATAGGGCCTAGAGTCGTTACCTTTCTAGCGGAACATTTAACCAGTATAACAGATTTTATTATCAATTTATCCCTTCCAACTTTATATACAGGAGCGACCATTTTTATTCTTGTTGTCTATTTAGCCTCATGGGGAGTTGCGACAGTGATTTACCAGCGAAAAGTGTTTTAA
- a CDS encoding ABC transporter ATP-binding protein, producing the protein MENVVELRNATKKFKGFSVNNINLEVKKGFITGFIGENGAGKSTTIKMMMNLLKPDAGQVKLFGLDYQTHEKAIKERIGFVYDGNVFFEGLNLIDIKRIVGPAYKQWDDKLFYHYVEKFELPQKKAIKTFSKGMQMKASLAIALSHHAELIIMDEPTAGLDPIFRRELLNLLQELMVDGNRTLFFSTHITTDLDRIADYIAFIQRGELIFNQSILDIAENYAVVKGGLDLLDRDTEKSFVHLNRGPTGFVALTDNRKEVDQVFGDSVVIEHATLEDIMYYTKGGMQYV; encoded by the coding sequence ATGGAAAATGTGGTGGAGTTAAGGAATGCCACGAAGAAATTCAAGGGTTTTTCTGTTAATAATATAAATTTAGAAGTGAAAAAAGGCTTTATAACGGGTTTTATTGGCGAAAATGGAGCTGGGAAATCAACTACAATTAAGATGATGATGAATTTATTAAAACCAGATGCTGGCCAAGTGAAACTCTTTGGGTTGGATTATCAAACACATGAAAAGGCAATAAAGGAACGGATTGGCTTTGTATATGATGGTAATGTATTTTTTGAAGGGCTGAACTTAATCGATATAAAACGCATTGTGGGACCTGCATACAAACAATGGGATGATAAATTATTTTATCATTATGTAGAAAAATTTGAGTTACCACAAAAAAAGGCTATTAAGACTTTTTCAAAAGGAATGCAGATGAAAGCATCTTTAGCAATAGCTTTATCCCATCATGCCGAATTAATCATTATGGACGAACCTACAGCAGGCTTGGATCCTATCTTTAGGAGAGAACTGTTGAATCTGTTACAAGAGTTAATGGTCGATGGTAATCGAACTTTGTTTTTCTCCACTCATATTACAACTGATTTAGATCGTATTGCCGATTATATTGCCTTCATACAAAGAGGAGAATTGATTTTTAATCAATCAATACTAGATATCGCAGAGAACTATGCAGTTGTTAAGGGAGGACTAGATTTACTGGATAGAGACACAGAAAAAAGCTTTGTTCATCTAAATCGTGGTCCGACGGGGTTTGTGGCATTAACAGATAATCGAAAAGAAGTGGATCAGGTATTTGGTGATAGTGTTGTGATCGAACATGCGACATTAGAAGATATTATGTACTACACAAAAGGAGGAATGCAATATGTTTAA
- a CDS encoding bifunctional folylpolyglutamate synthase/dihydrofolate synthase translates to MFHSYEEALNWIHSRLRFGIKPGLTRMEMMMEKLNHPEKQIKTVHIGGTNGKGSTVTYLRNILQQAGLTVGTFTSPYIEQFNERISVNGKPISDEEILSLANKLFPIVEEMDKMEIGGPTEFEIITAMSFYYFAYMNKMDIVIYEVGLGGRFDSTNIISPLLSIITSIGLDHTAILGDTYAQIAFEKAGIIKKKTPIIAAVKQIDAQNVIVKQANEMEAPIYLLDKDFTIDEYYSKPSCESFVLKSPLFRWTDLQITMFGKHQVENASLAVIGAQLLRDMFESINEDSIRKGLFQSKWPGRFEIISKSPFVVVDGAHNEEGVEALVDVLVKRYPEKNINIIFAALSDKKTDKMIAKLDQVATTITFVTFDYPRASPSTLLYEESNHLLKEQNDNWKEAILKQLERLEEENMLLITGSLYFISEVKAFWKNFKK, encoded by the coding sequence ATGTTTCATAGTTATGAAGAAGCATTAAATTGGATTCATTCTCGTTTGCGTTTTGGAATAAAGCCTGGGTTAACAAGAATGGAAATGATGATGGAGAAGTTAAACCATCCAGAAAAACAGATAAAAACAGTTCATATAGGTGGAACAAATGGAAAGGGATCTACTGTTACCTACTTAAGAAATATTCTTCAACAGGCAGGATTAACAGTTGGAACTTTTACATCTCCCTACATAGAACAATTCAATGAAAGAATCAGTGTGAACGGGAAACCAATTAGCGATGAAGAAATTTTATCATTAGCAAATAAATTGTTTCCGATCGTAGAAGAAATGGACAAAATGGAAATTGGCGGACCAACAGAATTTGAAATTATTACCGCAATGTCTTTCTATTATTTTGCTTACATGAATAAAATGGATATCGTTATTTATGAGGTAGGATTGGGAGGTCGATTTGATTCAACCAATATTATCTCGCCATTACTTTCTATTATTACAAGTATCGGTTTAGACCATACAGCAATTTTGGGAGACACTTATGCCCAAATTGCATTTGAGAAAGCTGGAATTATTAAAAAGAAAACACCGATTATTGCAGCAGTTAAACAAATAGATGCCCAAAATGTAATTGTAAAACAGGCAAATGAAATGGAAGCTCCTATCTATTTATTAGATAAGGATTTTACTATTGATGAATACTATTCAAAACCATCCTGTGAGTCTTTTGTGTTAAAGTCACCGCTCTTCCGATGGACAGATTTGCAAATAACTATGTTTGGTAAGCACCAAGTAGAAAATGCATCGTTGGCAGTTATCGGTGCACAATTATTGCGTGATATGTTCGAATCTATTAATGAAGATAGTATTCGAAAAGGATTATTTCAGTCTAAGTGGCCTGGTCGCTTTGAAATTATTTCAAAAAGTCCTTTTGTCGTAGTAGATGGTGCTCATAATGAAGAGGGAGTAGAAGCGTTAGTAGATGTCCTAGTCAAGCGCTATCCTGAAAAGAACATAAACATTATATTTGCTGCGCTTTCTGATAAAAAAACAGATAAAATGATTGCGAAATTGGATCAAGTTGCAACAACTATTACATTTGTGACATTTGATTATCCAAGAGCTTCTCCAAGCACTCTATTATATGAAGAAAGCAACCATCTATTGAAGGAGCAGAACGATAACTGGAAAGAAGCAATACTCAAGCAATTAGAAAGATTAGAAGAAGAAAATATGTTACTTATAACCGGTTCTTTATACTTTATTTCAGAAGTGAAGGCATTTTGGAAAAATTTCAAGAAATAA